A single Pristiophorus japonicus isolate sPriJap1 unplaced genomic scaffold, sPriJap1.hap1 HAP1_SCAFFOLD_43, whole genome shotgun sequence DNA region contains:
- the LOC139251642 gene encoding probable G-protein coupled receptor 139: MHGSPKGLVFAIYYPVIAAIGVPANLAVIMILPRGRCGLSRCITQYLVAMAATDLLVIVTAVILNRIVGIYFPLSFLSLTPFCSFRVALLYAVIDCSVWLTVAFTFDRYVAICCQKLKTKYCTEKTVAVVIGTVCVLSFLKNTFLYFIYEPLYTVDSTPWFCSIKIAFYTSPAWVAYDWTFHIPTPCLPFILILLLNTLTVRHILAASRARRRLRAHSNEENQIDPEMEKRRKSIVLLFCISGSFIFFNVLLIRTFIYVQIGSVSYFSGSSVNESNIILEESGYMLQILSSCINPFIYAGTQSKFREELKKGIKYPLRRIAKLFQC, from the coding sequence CTAACTTGGCAGTGATTATGATCCTAccccgaggaaggtgcggtctctccagatgcatCACTCAGTATCTGGTTGCCATGGCGGcgacggatctcctggtcattgtaACTGCCGTGATATTAAACCGGATTGTAGGTATTTATTTCCCATTAAGTTTCCTGTCCCTCACTCCGTTCTGTAGTTTCCGTGTTGCTCTACTCTATGCAGTcatagactgttctgtctggttaacggtggctttcacctttgatcgatatgtagccatttgttgccagaagctgaaaacaaaatattgcaccgagaaaactgtgGCAGTGGTTATTGGAACGGTTTGTGTCCTGAGCTTCTTAAAAAATACCTTCTTGTATTTTATATATGAACCTTTGTATACAGTTGACAGTACACCCTGGTTCTGCAGCATAAAAATAGCATTTTATACCTCTCCTGCATGGGTCGCTTATGACTGGACTTTCCATATACCAACCCCATGTCTTCCATTCATACTGATTTTACTGCTCAATACTCTGACTGTCAGACACATTCTAGCGGCCagtagagcccgcaggagactccgggcccaCAGCAATGAAGAGAATCAGATCGACCCAGAAATGGAAAAGCGGAGAAAGTCCATCGTCTTACTCTTTTGTATCTCAGGCAGTTTCATATTTTTTAATGTGTTATTAATTAGAACTTTCATCTATGTCCAGATTGGGAGCGTTAGTTATTTCTCAGGATCTAGTGTCAATGAATCAAATATTATTCTGGAGGAAAGTGGATATATGCTTCAAATTTTGAGTTCCTGCATCAACCCGTTTATTTATGCAGGTACCCAGAGTAAGTTCAGAGAGGAGCTTAAGAAGGGAATTAAATATCCACTGAGACGTATTGCTAAATTATTTCAATGCTGA